The following coding sequences are from one Solea solea chromosome 11, fSolSol10.1, whole genome shotgun sequence window:
- the LOC131468834 gene encoding uncharacterized protein LOC131468834 — translation MRVHHFCFFVMLLSDNDNAGLVSAGETVWTGTEGGSITVNCSFFFSGSMASFCKESCDEEGNILVQTDGDRAWNDRYSLEYERKYFLKYENITATITNLKKSDSGWYMCRLKRLHFNSDEKIQIIVKDAPTTADAPPPPPPSSSSSSSSTAAAAAATTTASATSQSFTSTQFTSQPVLQPKLNNNVLMYVSLILLFIIIVLSVAVLVFCRNRASKTKESPEKTEEHEVSQVYEEVRDESRHSRALPVEDLTYSLVQFTNPDRDETTDCYTLLTAQNTAGSGAAEHQKENTVIYSVVQANMSAVSHSDDASFPLYSTVASHKQKL, via the exons ATGAGAGTCCATCACTTCTGCTTCTTTGTCA TGCTGCTGAGTGATAATGATAACGCGGGTCTCGTTAGTGCTGGTGAGACCGTCTGGACTGGAACTGAAGGAGGATCCATCACAGTTAATTGCTCGTTTTTCTTTAGTGGATCGATGGCGAGCTTCTGTAAGGAGAGCTGTGACGAGGAAGGAAACATTCTCGTTCAGACAGACGGCGACAGAGCTTGGAACGACAGATACAGCCTTgaatatgaaagaaaatattttctgaaatatgaaaacattacTGCGACCATCACAAATCTGAAGAAGTCTGACTCAGGATGGTACATGTGTCGTTTGAAACGATTGCATTTCAATTCAGATGAGAAGATTCAGATCATTGTCAAAGATG CTCCAACCACTGCAgatgcaccaccaccaccaccaccatcatcatcatcatcatcatcatcgacagcagcagcagcagcagcaacgacCACAGCTTCAGCCACGTCACAGAGTTTCACTTCTACACAATTCACGtcccaacctgtcctccaaccgaaac tgaacaaCAATGTACTGATGTATGTGAGCCTGATTCTGCTTTTCATAATCATCGTATTATCAGTGGCTGTGCTGGTTTTCTGCAGGAACAGAGCCAGTAAAACTAAAG AATCTCCAGAAAAAACAGAGGAACACGAG GTCAGCCAAGTGTACGAGGAGGTCAGAGACGAGTCCAGACACAGCAGAGCTCTTCCTGTGGAGGACTTGACTTATTCTCTCGTACAATTCACCAACCCGGACAGAGACGAAACCACAGACTGCTACACTTTGCTCACAGCTCAGAACACA GCTGGATCTGGAGCAGCTGAGCATCAGAAAGAAAACACCGTCATCTACTCTGTGGTTCAGGCAAACATGAGCGCTGTGAGTCACAGTGACGATGCTTCATTTCCTCTGTactccactgttgcctcacacaAGCAGAAACTTTAA